TGTTACTCACCCGTCCGCCGCTCGATCCATCCTAATCACTCCGAAGAGATCATAGAATATCTCGCGCTCGACTTGCATGTATTAGGCACGCCGCCAGCGTTCGTCCTGAGCCAGGATCAAACTCTCCATAAAAGTTGTTGCGTTTGACCCTTGGCTATGTTTGAAATGAGGTTCCTTTCAAACAGCGCTTGAGTTTTTGTTTAGTTTTCAAAGAGCAATCTGTCGATTCGCTAACGCCGATATTCGTTAAAGCGACCTTTATATTGTATCAAGAATCAACTGTGATGTCAACAACTTTTTCTAGCAATATTTGCGTTAACTAAAAAGCAACGTTTTTTATTGTATCAATTTTAATTGCTTGTGTCAATACGTTTGCGTAGCTTATCGGTGCTGTTTCAAAAGCGACAATAATCAATATACCAAGCTTTTGAAGAACTGTCAACATCTATTTTCAAGTAAATCTTCATCGCTTTAAGAGCGACAAAATTAATTGTATTATCAATCGTTTGCTTTGTCAACATTAATCTGAAATACCATATGATTTGGGAAGGATACCTCCCCAAATCTGGTGTTTAATCATCTTTATTACGCATTTGCGGGAACAATAATACGTCCCTTATAGACGAAGAATTTGTTAATAACATAACAAGACGGTCAATGCCAATACCAAGACCTCCCGTTGGAGGCATCCCATATTCTAGTGATTCTAGGAAATCTTCATCCATCATATGGGCCTCATCGTCACCGTCATCTCGAGCCTGAACCTGTGCTTCAAAACGTTGACGTTGATCAATCGGATCATTCAGTTCACTAAATGCATTCGCATGTTCGCGTCCCACGATAAACAATTCAAATCGATCCGTAAAACGTTGATCATGATCATTCTTCTTAGCAAGTGGAGAAATAGCGACAGGGTGTCCAAAAACAAAAGTTGGTTGGATCAAGGTTTCTTCTACTTTTTGTTCAAAGAATTCATTGACGACGTGCCCAAACGTCATATGATCCTTTATATCAATACTATGTTCCTTCGCTAGTTGTCGAGCTTCCTCATCGCTCATTTCCTTCCAAAAGTCTACACCCGTTTGTTCTTTTATTGCATCAACCATATGAACTCGTTTCCATTGAGAAGCAAGATTAACTTCATATTCTCCATAAGAAATAGTCGTTGTCCCATGGACTTTCTCTGTAATATAAGCGATCAGATTTTCCGTTAAATCCATAATATCATGAAAATCAGCAAAGGCTTCATACAATTCCAGCATGGTAAATTCGGGGTTATGCCGTGTTGACACGCCTTCATTTCGAAAAACCCGACCGATTTCATAAACTTGCTCCAGCCCTCCCACGATGAGCCGTTTGAGGTGTAATTCAATTGCAATTCGCATATACAATGGAATATTCAAAGCATTATGGTGAGTAATGAAGGGACGAGCCGATGCCCCGCCTGGAATACTGTGCATGGTCGGTGTTTCAACCTCAAGAAATCCCCTGTCATCCAAATATTCACGCATATAGCGAAGAATTTTGCTTCGAATCATAAACGTCTCTTTAACTTCCTGGTTCATGATGAGATCAAGATATCTCTGCCTGTAACGTTGCTCAACATCTTTCAAACCATGAAATTTGTCAGGGAGCGGCCGTAAAGATTTCGTTAGAATAGCGAAGTCTTGGACTTTGACACTTAGTTCTCCGACCTTTGTTTTAAAGGCAATTCCTTTAACACCGACGATGTCACCGATATCAATATCCTTAAAAATTTCATATTGATCGTCACCCACTTGGTCTTTTCGTACGTAAATTTGAATTTGACCAGTCAAGTCTTGGATATGGGCAAAGCCGGCTTTCCCTTTTCCTCGCTTTGTCATAATCCGGCCAGCAACCATTGCCGGAAACTCTTTTTCAGTCAATTCGTCTTTAGAATAACCATCAAATTGATCAACCATATCCTGAGCGGTATGAGACCGTTCAAATTTATCACCAAAGGGATGGACACCTTGATCATATAAATCATTGAGCTTGTCCCGCCGGGCCTTCAGTTGATCATTCCAATCCATATCTTGACTCACTGTTTCTCACTCCTTAAGTAATCATCAGTTATACGAATCCCTATGTGACCCAATATATAAAATCAAATAACTGTGAATTCACGCTCTATTTATATATCCTATCACTATAGTGAGATCATTAAAATAGGTCAATAAAAAACTGCCAGCGTCGCACCGGCAGTTTACATATATTGAAATTATAGATAAACCCGATCACAATGTCAACTCTTCCAGCGGTTATGAAGCATGCTCTACATCCATTTGTTCAATATAATCATATAAAATCGCTTTTAAATCTGCGGCATTTTCCGTCTGGTTAATTTTCTTTCTAACATTATTACTACCTCGCATACCTTTCAAATACCACGCTGCATGTTTGTGCATCTCTTTGACAGCGATGGCTTCACCCTTATGTTGGGCTAATCGGTCTAAATGCAACAGACAAACATCTATTTTTTCTTGAGGGGAAGGATCTCCATGAATGTCTCCTGTTTCAAGATATTGAACCGTTCTATAAAGCATCCAAGGATTGCCCAAGGCTCCACGGCCAATCATCACACCATCAACACCAGTTAATTCCAGCATCTTTTTCGCATCTTCTGGTGTTGCGACATCGCCGTTACCTATAACAGGAATGTTGACTTGATCTTTAACATCTTTCAAAATTGCCCAGTCCGCTTCACCTTCATACATTTGCACCCTTGTTCGACCATGAAGGGCAACAGACAGAGCTCCCGCTTGCTCAGCAGCTTGTGCATTCTGAACAGCATAGATGTGATTATCATCCCAGCCTTTACGCATTTTGATCGTAACAGGCTTGCCAACATTTTTAACAACGGCTGACACCATTTCATGAATCTTCTCCGGCTCTAGTAACCATTTGGCTCCAGCGTCAGTTTTTGTGATCTTAGGTACAGGACACCCCATATTAATATCTATAATATCAGCATTGGTATATTGATCTACATACTTTGCAGCCTCAACCAAAGAATCCTTTGAGCCCCCAAAAATTTGTAGACTCATCGGTTTTTCACGATCCTCGACATGCAGCATTTGCAATGACTTTTTATTTTGATTAACAATACCCCTATCAGCAACCATTTCCGCACACACAAGGCCTGCACCAAATTCCTTTGCGATTAAGCGAAACGCCGGATTACACACACCTGCCATTGGTGCTAAAACAACAGGATTTTTTAATTCAATATCCCCTATTTTTAACATCTAATCACCTTTCCTACAAACATCTGTTCACGCACTCTAACCTTAAGGCGCCTATTTGAAATTAGCAATGTCATCAACGGATACATTAAGAATCCCAGATACATGTTGAATCTGTTCATCTGTTGGTAATCGATTGCCACGCTCTATTTCTCCGAGTATTGACAGAGAAATCCCCAATTTCTCTGCTAATTCAACTTGCGTAAATCCTTTTAGTTTTCGAAAAGACCGGATTCTCCTGCCCCATTGTTCTGCTTCCATAAACGCACTCCCTTATGTTCTTTAAACGTGTTGTATACATCATCAATTATTTGGTCAGTCCCAGGTATGGTTTGGTTAGCATTAATGTTGCGCAATGGTTTAATCACAAAAAGGCGCTTCGTCAATTCAGGATGCGGTATCATCAAATTTTCTAATTTAATTATTTTATCGTCAAAAAGTAAAATGTCAAGATCAATAGTCCGAGGACCCCAACGAATGGTCCTTTTCCGTTCCAATTTCTGCTCTATCCCTTGAGTCACTTCCAATAGTTCCTCGGGCAGCAAGGAAGTACGGACTTGTACAACCATATTTAAAAAGTCGTCCTGAGGGACGTCCCCGTAAGGTAATGTCTCGTAAATTGGCGAGCAGTTACCTATTATAATGTTTTTATCATCCTCTAATAGTTGCAATGAACGTCTGATATATTCCTCTCTATCACCCATATTTGAACCGATGCCTATGTAACTCGTATGATTATTCATCATCTCGCCCCCGGCAAACTTCAACAGCAACAGACTCATAATAACCAGGAATAGGTGGATCTGGTTTAATCACCTTAACATGGCAAGTTTGCACCATGTGAAACCGAGATAAAATTTGCGAGGCGATTCGATCGGCAAGAGCCTCAATTAAATTAAATGGCTCCCCTTCAACCATTTCTTTTGTAAGTTGATACACCTCGGCATAGTTAACAGTATCATTCAAATTATCAGTGGCACCGGCTCGTGAAAAATCAGCTTCAAGAACCACATCAACGATAAACTTTTGCCCAAGGTCCTTCTCCTCTGAAAAAACACCATGATAACCATAGAAGGCCATTTGATTAACAAAAATTTTATCCATACCATCAACCCCTTAGAAGCATAGCATCCATCATATTTGTCATTTTCTTAATCGGACCCACATCATGTACGCGTACTATCTGGCACCCTTTAGAAACACCTAAACAAACCGTCGCCCCTGTTCCCTCAAGGCGATCACTAACATCTGTGCCGAGGGTTTGTCCAATGAAGGATTTGCGTGACGTCCCTAACAAAACGGGATAACCCCATTGATGAAATTCATCAAGCCGCCGCATAACTTCAAGATTATCATGATACGTTTTAGCAAAACCAATCCCTGGATCAAGGATAATGCGATCATCAGCCACGCCCGCGTCCTGAACCAAGGATATACTTGCCTGCAGATCATCTTTGACATCCGTTAATAAATCTTGATAATTTTTGTCATGGCGGTTATGCATTAGAATGATCGGGGCCTGGGTGTTAGCAGCTACTTCAGCCATAGCCGGATCAGCCTTTGCTCCCCATACATCATTGATAATGTCAGCACCTGCTTCTAACGCTTGTCTAGCTGTCTCAGCTTTGTATGTGTCAATAGAAATGGGGATGTCTGTGAATTCTCGTATAGCTGCTATCGCCGGAAGAATACGCTCTAGCTCAATATCTAATGGGGTAAAATCAGCACCTGGGCGGGTCGATTCACCGCCAATATCAATGATATCAGCTCCTTGGGCTATCATCTCCTGAGCATGACTCACCGCATTTTTGACATGATCATACGAACCCCCATCAGAGAAAGAATCAGGTGTCACATTCAAAATGCCCATCACAAGTGTTCTTTCTCCTAACGGCAAATATCGCCCATGATGTAATGTTAAACACTGGTTGCCTTCAATCTGTAAAGTCATTACGCCTCACCTCATTGCTTTGCACGGAACGTGCTCAGTCGACGTTCCTTATTATATTCCCTCTACTGAAATAGTTTACACTCTATCTTTGTTTAAGCAAATGGATAATTTTTATGGCAATTGTTATGAGAAAAACAACCGGCCTCGGCCCGTTGTTTTCCTTACGACTCCAATGTGTCTTTGGCTCTTTGATAAATATCTTCTAACTCTGACTCACTAAAATGATAAGTCGTTCGACAAAAATGACAACTGGCTTCAGCACCATGATCTTCATCAATCATTGAGCGAAGTTCATCAGGACCCATTCCTAAAAGAGCATTGCTGAGTCGTTCCTTTGAACAAGTACATTCGAACGTTACACCCATTTTATCGATAAACTGAACATCATCTTTTGAAAATAACGTTGTCAATATATCCTCTGGGGTCAGGCCTTCTTCGATCATTTTTGATATCGGTTTAACTTGTGTTAATCGTTCTTCAACTTGATTGATAATATCATCAGGTGCGCCAGGCAAAACCTGAATCAAAAAACCGCCCGATGCTTTAATCGTATTATCTGGGTTCACTAACACGCCGACACCGACCGCTGACGGAATTTGTTCTGAGTGTACAAAATAATAAGTGAAATCGTCGCCAATTTCTCCGGAAACAAGCGGCACACGGCCTGTGAAATTCTCACGCATACCAAGATCTTTAACCACACTTAAATGACCATTATTGCCAACGGCACGTGCAACATCCAATTTCCCTTTCTCATTTAAATCAAAATGCACCTGGGGATTGGTAACGTAGCCACGTGCAACTCCGTCAGAGGTTGCATCGGCTATAATCACTCCAATGGGTCCGCCACCTTCAACAGTAACCGTTAATTTATCTTGACCCTTTAACTGGACCCCCATCATTGTCGCAGCCGTGATCGTACGTCCCATGGCGGCAGATGCCGTCGGCCATGTATTGTGACGACGCTGGGCTTCCGAAACCATATCCGTACTAATAATCGCTTGAGCACGAATATGACCGTTAAAAGCAAGCGCCTTAACTAAATAATCACCCATACTTATTAAACACCTCTTATTGAATTAATATTCACTGATATAGAAAATGATATTCCTGCCAAATAGGCTTCAGCCATAGCAAGTAACAAGCCATAAAAAAGGTGCCCCAAATTTCAGGCACCTTCTTTATTAGTCTTTTTTGTTTTCATCATCCGATTCATCATCAGATGATTCCGTCTGCGTATCTTCGACTTCCTCTTCATCCTTCTTGTTGATGTTTACCTTAACATCGGAATCTCGATCTTTACGATGCCGTTCAGAGCTTGATTCAATCAACTCACCTGTTTCAACAAGTTCCTTGATTTGGTCAGCCTCAAGTGTCTCAACCTCAAGCAACGTTTGAGCAACGAGTTCAAGTTGATCTTTCTTATCAGTAAGGATTTGTTTGGCACGATCATAACTTTCTTTGATAATACGTTGAATTTCCGCATCAATTTCATAGGCGATCGAATCACTATAATTGGGTTCGTTTTGAATATCACGGCCCAAAAAGACCTGACTGTTTTGATTTTGTCCAAATTGCATTGGTCCCAGTTTGTCACTCATACCATATTCAGTGACCATACTGCGTGCAATTGATGTTGCCCTTTGGAAATCATTAGAAGCGCCTGTGCTGACTTCACCGAAGATGATTTCCTCAGCCACACGTCCACCAAGTAAACCAACAATTTTATCAAGCAACTCAGGTTTAGTCATAAGAGAACGGTCTTCACGAGGTAATTGTACAGCGTAACCACCAGCTTGACCTCTTGGGACAACGGTCACTTTGTGTACTTCTTCCGCACTATCAAGGGTTAACCCAATGATCGTATGACCGGATTCATGATGGGCCACAATTTTTCGTTCTTTTTCGGAAATAACTTTACTTTTCTTAGATACACCAGCGATGACACGTTCAACGGCTTCGTTGATATCTTCCATATCAATTTCCGTCTTATCAACTCTAGCTGCGACCAACGCGGCTTCGTTAAGTAAGTTTTCTAAATCTGCTCCTGAAAAACCAGGCGTTAAACGAGCCACTGTCTCTAACTCAACACTTTTTGCTAGAGGTTTACTTTTAGCATGCACCTGTAAAACTTCACGACGACCTTTAACATCAGGGCGGTTAACCGGGATTTGCCGATCAAAACGACCCGGACGTAATAAGGCAGGGTCAAGAATATCAGGCCGGTTAGTTGCGGCAATAATGATAATGCCCTCATTAACACCGAAGCCGTCCATTTCAACAAGCAATTGGTTAAGCGTTTGTTCACGTTCATCGTGTCCACCGCCTAGACCTGCTCCACGTTGGCGACCGACAGCATCAATTTCATCAATGAATATAATACATGGTGCGTTCTTCTTCGCATTCTCAAAAAGATCACGCACACGCGAAGCACCCACACCAACAAACATTTCAACAAAGTCGGAACCGCTAATCGAGAAAAATGGAACACCTGCTTCACCAGCCACAGCACGTGCTAGTAAAGTTTTACCTGTACCAGGAGGGCCAACAAGTAAGACACCCTTAGGAATACGTGCACCTAATTGGGCAAACTTGCGCGGATCTTTTAGGAATTCAACCACTTCAACAAGTTCTTGCTTTTCTTCATCGGCACCGGCCACATCTTTAAAACGAACTTTTTTCTTTTCTTCAGAGAAAAGTTTGGCTTTACTTTTACCAAAGTTCATCACACGGCTACCGCCGCCTTGAGATTGATTTAGCAAGAAGAAAAACAGAATGAACAAGATAACAAAGGGAATGAGTTGGACAAAAAAGCTGACCCAACCACTCGTTTGTTCAGGAGGTTTGAATTTAACTTTCGTCTGTTTGGCAACTTCTGTTACATGATTAACCGTTTGTTCATTAAAAGGGATGTGTGTCTTAAAAGTTGTATTTTCATCCTCATACGACTTTAACTTCCCTTGAACCTTATAGACGCTAACATTGGGTTGAAGCGTCATCGATTCGATATCACCATCTTCAAGATGCTGAGAGAACTCAGAAAACGTCATATCCTTGACCTTTTCATTAGGCCCACTTAGGAAACTGACGATCCCAATAATAACTATAAATATAAACACATATACTAACCCGTTTTTCAGTATACGATTCATCCCTGACCTCCTCCCAAGAAAAAGGAACCATGTCTTATAGTATCACAATCCAATTATATGTCACAAGCAATATCATTCTTGATAAATTTCGGGTTTTAACACCCCTATATATGGAAGATTACGGTATTTTTCAGCATAATCAAGACCATATCCAACAACAAAAGCATCGGGTACCGTAAAACCAACAATATCAGGCACTATGCTTGATTGTCTTCCGGAAGGCTTATTAAGAAGCGTTACAATTTTTATAGATCTTGCCTTCCGATACTTAAAAAGCTCAACAAGGTAGTGTAGCGTCAAACCGCTGTCAATAATATCTTCGACAATGAGGATGTCGCGCCCTTCAACAGAAGTGTTTAAATCCTTATCAATTTTCACTTCACCAGAAGAAACAGTGGAATTACCATAGCTCGAGACATCCATAAAGTCCATTTCTAAATGAACACTCATTCTTTTGATCAAATCTGACATAAAAGGCATCGCGCCTTTTAACACACCAATGACTAATGGAAAGCGCCCCTCATACTCAGTGGATAACCCCGTGCCAAGTTCAACGATCTTAGACTGAATTTCTTCCTCCGTAAATAGTATGTCCTGCATGTCTTCTCTCATCATCATGATTATGTAATCCTCCCAAAAATACCAGTTGGCATATAGCTAAAAACAAGAACCTCCTTGGTATGGTGTTCAGGTACGGCCCATTCACTTTCCTTCAATAATGGTAACCACAGTATCTTATCATTGGCATCCACCAATAACGGCCACCGACCTCTTAATTGGTATTCAACTTTTTGATTGATAAAAATATCTTTCACCTTTTGTGTCCCGTTCAAACCTTTAGATCGAATTCGATCTCCATCCTTTTTTGATCTTAAATACAAAGGAAGGGTCAATTGCTCATAATCAACAACCAACGATTCACGATCTTTTGGCAGCTCGGTTAAATCCTGATGCCTGCTGGCGGTTACATAACCTACAGGTGTGTTAGTGATACCCGGGATATTAACCTTTATATGATAATCGGTTTGAGGATCCACATCGCAACCCAAGTTGAAAATGAGTCGATCATAAGAGATAATCAAAACAGCACCCTTAGGTAGATGCAGTTCACTGTAACCTGACGCACTTTGCAACCAACCAAAGATATTTTCAATATGAACAGATTGAATCTGGTATGTATGATTGTACAGATAACTTAATATTAGATGAATCAATCGTCGTTGTAAAGGAATGGGGGTCTTTATAAACTGATGAACTGAAATGATAACACTATGACTATCCTTATACATGACAAGTTCTTGCAAGACATTTTGCGCTAATTCGGTAAGATACGCATCGTCAGAAGCCATCATTTCGCTATCCTGCTGAAACCGATGATGGACTTTGGGGTTCTCTGATTTTAAAAACGGTAAAACATGATGTCGAAATCGGTTCCTTGTATAGGTATCAGCATCATTACTGGGATCCTCTCTCGGTTCTAACCCATGTTCATCACAATAGGCGAGGATGGTTTCCTTATCAACCGTTAACATTGGCCGAATAATAAAACCATCAGCAAACGACCGTTTAAAAGGGATACCTGCTTTCGATTGGCCAAAACTGCCACGCACTTGCCGCATTAGCATCGTTTCCACTTGGTCATCACCATGGTGGGCCAAAGCTAAATAGT
This window of the Tuberibacillus sp. Marseille-P3662 genome carries:
- the lysS gene encoding lysine--tRNA ligase, translated to MDWNDQLKARRDKLNDLYDQGVHPFGDKFERSHTAQDMVDQFDGYSKDELTEKEFPAMVAGRIMTKRGKGKAGFAHIQDLTGQIQIYVRKDQVGDDQYEIFKDIDIGDIVGVKGIAFKTKVGELSVKVQDFAILTKSLRPLPDKFHGLKDVEQRYRQRYLDLIMNQEVKETFMIRSKILRYMREYLDDRGFLEVETPTMHSIPGGASARPFITHHNALNIPLYMRIAIELHLKRLIVGGLEQVYEIGRVFRNEGVSTRHNPEFTMLELYEAFADFHDIMDLTENLIAYITEKVHGTTTISYGEYEVNLASQWKRVHMVDAIKEQTGVDFWKEMSDEEARQLAKEHSIDIKDHMTFGHVVNEFFEQKVEETLIQPTFVFGHPVAISPLAKKNDHDQRFTDRFELFIVGREHANAFSELNDPIDQRQRFEAQVQARDDGDDEAHMMDEDFLESLEYGMPPTGGLGIGIDRLVMLLTNSSSIRDVLLFPQMRNKDD
- the dusB gene encoding tRNA dihydrouridine synthase DusB gives rise to the protein MLKIGDIELKNPVVLAPMAGVCNPAFRLIAKEFGAGLVCAEMVADRGIVNQNKKSLQMLHVEDREKPMSLQIFGGSKDSLVEAAKYVDQYTNADIIDINMGCPVPKITKTDAGAKWLLEPEKIHEMVSAVVKNVGKPVTIKMRKGWDDNHIYAVQNAQAAEQAGALSVALHGRTRVQMYEGEADWAILKDVKDQVNIPVIGNGDVATPEDAKKMLELTGVDGVMIGRGALGNPWMLYRTVQYLETGDIHGDPSPQEKIDVCLLHLDRLAQHKGEAIAVKEMHKHAAWYLKGMRGSNNVRKKINQTENAADLKAILYDYIEQMDVEHAS
- a CDS encoding helix-turn-helix domain-containing protein, producing the protein MEAEQWGRRIRSFRKLKGFTQVELAEKLGISLSILGEIERGNRLPTDEQIQHVSGILNVSVDDIANFK
- the folK gene encoding 2-amino-4-hydroxy-6-hydroxymethyldihydropteridine diphosphokinase — encoded protein: MNNHTSYIGIGSNMGDREEYIRRSLQLLEDDKNIIIGNCSPIYETLPYGDVPQDDFLNMVVQVRTSLLPEELLEVTQGIEQKLERKRTIRWGPRTIDLDILLFDDKIIKLENLMIPHPELTKRLFVIKPLRNINANQTIPGTDQIIDDVYNTFKEHKGVRLWKQNNGAGESGLFEN
- the folB gene encoding dihydroneopterin aldolase, which gives rise to MDKIFVNQMAFYGYHGVFSEEKDLGQKFIVDVVLEADFSRAGATDNLNDTVNYAEVYQLTKEMVEGEPFNLIEALADRIASQILSRFHMVQTCHVKVIKPDPPIPGYYESVAVEVCRGRDDE
- the folP gene encoding dihydropteroate synthase translates to MTLQIEGNQCLTLHHGRYLPLGERTLVMGILNVTPDSFSDGGSYDHVKNAVSHAQEMIAQGADIIDIGGESTRPGADFTPLDIELERILPAIAAIREFTDIPISIDTYKAETARQALEAGADIINDVWGAKADPAMAEVAANTQAPIILMHNRHDKNYQDLLTDVKDDLQASISLVQDAGVADDRIILDPGIGFAKTYHDNLEVMRRLDEFHQWGYPVLLGTSRKSFIGQTLGTDVSDRLEGTGATVCLGVSKGCQIVRVHDVGPIKKMTNMMDAMLLRG
- the hslO gene encoding Hsp33 family molecular chaperone HslO — encoded protein: MGDYLVKALAFNGHIRAQAIISTDMVSEAQRRHNTWPTASAAMGRTITAATMMGVQLKGQDKLTVTVEGGGPIGVIIADATSDGVARGYVTNPQVHFDLNEKGKLDVARAVGNNGHLSVVKDLGMRENFTGRVPLVSGEIGDDFTYYFVHSEQIPSAVGVGVLVNPDNTIKASGGFLIQVLPGAPDDIINQVEERLTQVKPISKMIEEGLTPEDILTTLFSKDDVQFIDKMGVTFECTCSKERLSNALLGMGPDELRSMIDEDHGAEASCHFCRTTYHFSESELEDIYQRAKDTLES
- the ftsH gene encoding ATP-dependent zinc metalloprotease FtsH — protein: MNRILKNGLVYVFIFIVIIGIVSFLSGPNEKVKDMTFSEFSQHLEDGDIESMTLQPNVSVYKVQGKLKSYEDENTTFKTHIPFNEQTVNHVTEVAKQTKVKFKPPEQTSGWVSFFVQLIPFVILFILFFFLLNQSQGGGSRVMNFGKSKAKLFSEEKKKVRFKDVAGADEEKQELVEVVEFLKDPRKFAQLGARIPKGVLLVGPPGTGKTLLARAVAGEAGVPFFSISGSDFVEMFVGVGASRVRDLFENAKKNAPCIIFIDEIDAVGRQRGAGLGGGHDEREQTLNQLLVEMDGFGVNEGIIIIAATNRPDILDPALLRPGRFDRQIPVNRPDVKGRREVLQVHAKSKPLAKSVELETVARLTPGFSGADLENLLNEAALVAARVDKTEIDMEDINEAVERVIAGVSKKSKVISEKERKIVAHHESGHTIIGLTLDSAEEVHKVTVVPRGQAGGYAVQLPREDRSLMTKPELLDKIVGLLGGRVAEEIIFGEVSTGASNDFQRATSIARSMVTEYGMSDKLGPMQFGQNQNSQVFLGRDIQNEPNYSDSIAYEIDAEIQRIIKESYDRAKQILTDKKDQLELVAQTLLEVETLEADQIKELVETGELIESSSERHRKDRDSDVKVNINKKDEEEVEDTQTESSDDESDDENKKD
- the hpt gene encoding hypoxanthine phosphoribosyltransferase — its product is MREDMQDILFTEEEIQSKIVELGTGLSTEYEGRFPLVIGVLKGAMPFMSDLIKRMSVHLEMDFMDVSSYGNSTVSSGEVKIDKDLNTSVEGRDILIVEDIIDSGLTLHYLVELFKYRKARSIKIVTLLNKPSGRQSSIVPDIVGFTVPDAFVVGYGLDYAEKYRNLPYIGVLKPEIYQE
- the tilS gene encoding tRNA lysidine(34) synthetase TilS, which encodes MKSSLDAFIKKHRLLAKNSTVVVGVSGGPDSLALLHYLHVNQSLWHINIVAVSVDHMLRGEASRQDVNFVAKFCDQHDILFEGRCIDVNAYKQEHHLNTQEAARECRYHFFHEMMIKYNGDYLALAHHGDDQVETMLMRQVRGSFGQSKAGIPFKRSFADGFIIRPMLTVDKETILAYCDEHGLEPREDPSNDADTYTRNRFRHHVLPFLKSENPKVHHRFQQDSEMMASDDAYLTELAQNVLQELVMYKDSHSVIISVHQFIKTPIPLQRRLIHLILSYLYNHTYQIQSVHIENIFGWLQSASGYSELHLPKGAVLIISYDRLIFNLGCDVDPQTDYHIKVNIPGITNTPVGYVTASRHQDLTELPKDRESLVVDYEQLTLPLYLRSKKDGDRIRSKGLNGTQKVKDIFINQKVEYQLRGRWPLLVDANDKILWLPLLKESEWAVPEHHTKEVLVFSYMPTGIFGRIT